A section of the Rhizobium sp. BG4 genome encodes:
- the ald gene encoding alanine dehydrogenase, giving the protein MRVGCPKEIKNHEYRVGLTPASVREYVAHGHEVWVETKAGAGIGADDAAYVAAGAKIAASAKDIFEKCDMIVKVKEPQPSEWAQLRDGQLLYTYLHLAPDPEQTKGLLASGVTAIAYETVTDERGGLPLLAPMSEVAGRLSIQAGATALQKANGGLGILLGGVPGVLPAKVAIIGGGVVGLHAAKMAAGLGADVSILDRSLPRLRQLDDIFGGRVHTRYSSIQALEEEVFTADLVIGAVLIPGAAAPKLVTREMLSGMKKGAVIVDVAIDQGGCFETSHATTHSEPTYEVDGIVHYCVANMPGAVPVTSAHALNNATLVHGLALADRGLRAIAEDKHLRNGLNVHKGRVTYKPVAEALGYEAYAPESVLNVA; this is encoded by the coding sequence ATGCGTGTCGGTTGCCCGAAGGAAATCAAGAACCATGAATATCGTGTCGGTCTGACACCCGCTTCGGTTCGTGAATATGTCGCCCATGGCCACGAGGTCTGGGTCGAAACCAAGGCAGGCGCCGGCATTGGTGCCGATGACGCCGCCTATGTTGCCGCTGGCGCAAAGATTGCCGCCTCCGCCAAGGATATCTTCGAGAAGTGCGATATGATCGTGAAGGTCAAGGAGCCGCAGCCCTCCGAATGGGCGCAGCTTCGCGATGGCCAGCTTCTCTACACCTATCTCCACCTCGCTCCGGATCCGGAACAGACCAAGGGCCTGCTCGCCTCCGGCGTCACCGCGATCGCCTATGAAACCGTCACCGACGAGCGCGGCGGCCTGCCGCTGCTGGCGCCGATGTCGGAAGTTGCCGGCCGCCTGTCGATCCAGGCCGGTGCGACTGCGCTGCAGAAGGCCAATGGCGGCCTCGGCATCCTGCTCGGCGGCGTCCCCGGCGTTCTGCCGGCCAAGGTCGCGATCATCGGCGGCGGCGTCGTCGGTCTGCATGCAGCGAAGATGGCAGCCGGTCTCGGCGCCGATGTCAGTATCCTCGACCGCTCGCTGCCGCGTCTGCGCCAGCTCGACGATATCTTCGGCGGCCGCGTCCACACCCGCTATTCCAGCATCCAGGCGCTGGAAGAAGAAGTCTTCACTGCCGATCTCGTCATCGGCGCCGTGCTGATCCCGGGCGCTGCCGCACCGAAGCTCGTCACCCGCGAAATGCTCTCGGGCATGAAGAAGGGCGCCGTCATCGTCGACGTCGCGATCGACCAGGGCGGCTGCTTCGAGACCTCGCATGCGACGACGCATTCCGAGCCGACCTACGAAGTCGACGGCATCGTCCACTATTGCGTCGCCAACATGCCGGGCGCCGTTCCGGTCACCTCGGCCCATGCGCTGAATAACGCCACGCTCGTCCACGGCCTGGCGCTCGCCGATCGCGGCCTGCGCGCCATTGCCGAAGACAAGCACCTGCGCAACGGCCTGAACGTCCACAAGGGCCGCGTCACCTACAAGCCGGTCGCCGAAGCGCTGGGCTATGAAGCCTACGCACCGGAAAGTGTACTTAACGTAGCGTAA
- a CDS encoding PilZ domain-containing protein, with amino-acid sequence MQRNLNIITRKSERKYCRLFGKLRYLNQEIDARIVNLSTTGIAVDLRTPVAAASGSRVRIEAEDLGSLEGIIRWSHNGRLGIHFDPNSNARAQVASYFRFFHRDVKPVLAR; translated from the coding sequence ATGCAACGCAATCTCAACATCATCACCCGCAAGTCGGAGCGCAAGTATTGCCGTCTCTTCGGCAAGCTGCGTTACCTGAACCAGGAGATCGACGCCCGTATCGTCAACCTGTCGACGACAGGCATCGCCGTCGACCTCAGGACACCGGTTGCCGCCGCATCCGGCAGCCGAGTGCGCATCGAGGCCGAGGATCTCGGTTCGCTCGAAGGCATCATCCGCTGGAGCCACAACGGCCGCCTCGGCATCCACTTCGACCCGAATTCCAACGCCCGCGCGCAGGTCGCCTCCTACTTCCGTTTCTTCCATAGAGACGTGAAGCCGGTGCTGGCGCGCTAG
- the sseA gene encoding 3-mercaptopyruvate sulfurtransferase — MSDEKSRFVVSADWLQGELGKPDLRVLDASFYLPAQKRDADAEYAAGHIPGAIRFDQDKIADHSTNLPHTIPSPDQFAAEVGKLGISENDRIVVYDGIGMFASPRVWWLFRVMGAKNVFVLDGGLDGWKAEGRPLETATPAYPAATFKTNYDEARVVTLERMRDIVSSGALQIADARSAGRFAATEPEPRAGMRSGHMPGARSLPSGSFATQGRFKSLPELKQTIEDAGIDLSKPVVTSCGSGITAAIITLALESLGHSDNKLYDGSWSEWGSRDDTPVVTGPADPIKV, encoded by the coding sequence ATGAGTGACGAGAAAAGCCGCTTCGTGGTTTCGGCCGACTGGCTGCAGGGCGAACTCGGAAAGCCGGATCTGCGCGTCCTCGACGCCTCCTTCTATCTCCCGGCGCAGAAGCGCGATGCGGACGCCGAATATGCCGCGGGGCATATCCCGGGCGCGATCCGTTTCGATCAGGACAAGATCGCAGATCACTCCACCAACCTGCCGCACACTATTCCCTCGCCCGATCAATTCGCCGCCGAAGTGGGTAAGCTCGGCATCAGCGAAAACGACCGGATCGTCGTCTATGACGGCATCGGCATGTTCGCCTCGCCCCGCGTCTGGTGGCTGTTCCGGGTGATGGGCGCCAAGAACGTCTTCGTGCTCGACGGCGGCCTGGATGGCTGGAAGGCCGAGGGCCGTCCGCTGGAAACGGCAACGCCCGCCTACCCGGCCGCGACCTTCAAGACGAATTATGACGAAGCCCGTGTCGTGACGCTCGAGCGGATGCGCGACATCGTTTCCAGCGGCGCACTGCAGATCGCCGATGCCCGCAGCGCCGGCCGTTTCGCGGCAACGGAGCCCGAGCCCCGCGCCGGCATGCGCTCCGGCCATATGCCGGGCGCCCGCAGCCTGCCGTCGGGCTCCTTCGCCACGCAGGGCCGTTTCAAATCGCTGCCCGAACTGAAGCAGACGATCGAGGATGCCGGCATCGACCTTTCGAAGCCCGTCGTCACTTCCTGCGGCTCCGGCATCACCGCCGCCATCATCACGCTGGCGCTGGAATCGCTCGGGCATAGCGACAACAAGCTCTATGACGGCTCCTGGAGCGAGTGGGGCAGCCGCGACGACACGCCCGTCGTCACCGGCCCTGCCGATCCGATCAAGGTTTGA
- a CDS encoding DUF1203 domain-containing protein, which yields MTDIRFSAMPTADADHLWNGGSDSYGFLPETMVSDGPGHPCRHCLGNIDADEELLVFAYRPFPAMQPYAETGPIFLHKRRCARYAAEEIAPPALSSSDYIVRGYGENNRIVYGTGAVTPTREIAAYAGGLLARPEIAYVHVRSARNNCFQCRIEKAQDYKESGAFI from the coding sequence ATGACCGATATCCGTTTTTCAGCAATGCCGACTGCAGATGCCGACCATCTCTGGAACGGCGGCAGCGATTCCTATGGCTTCCTGCCGGAGACCATGGTCTCCGATGGGCCGGGTCATCCCTGCCGTCACTGTCTTGGGAATATCGATGCGGACGAAGAGCTGCTGGTCTTCGCCTATCGTCCATTCCCGGCGATGCAGCCCTATGCCGAGACCGGGCCGATCTTCCTGCACAAGCGGCGCTGCGCACGCTATGCGGCCGAAGAAATTGCGCCGCCTGCGCTTAGCAGTTCCGACTACATCGTGCGCGGCTATGGCGAGAACAACCGCATCGTCTACGGCACCGGCGCCGTGACGCCGACGCGGGAGATTGCCGCTTACGCCGGTGGTCTGCTTGCGCGGCCCGAGATCGCCTATGTGCATGTTCGCTCGGCGCGCAACAACTGCTTCCAGTGCCGCATAGAAAAGGCGCAGGATTACAAGGAATCCGGCGCCTTCATCTAA
- a CDS encoding Lrp/AsnC family transcriptional regulator gives MSELDSIDLAILRALQANARITNAELASKVGLSASACSRRLDILEKNGAIAGYHARLSNKVLEYKMIAIVHISLSGQFAKTLSEFEAAVKRCPNVLVCYLMSGEYDYILRVAARDLEDYERIHRDWLSALPHVVKINSSFALREIFDRPNVGF, from the coding sequence ATGTCTGAACTCGACAGTATCGATCTTGCGATTCTGAGAGCACTTCAAGCAAACGCCCGGATCACCAACGCCGAACTCGCCAGCAAGGTCGGCCTCTCGGCTTCGGCCTGCTCGCGGCGTCTCGACATCCTGGAGAAGAACGGCGCCATCGCCGGCTATCACGCACGCCTTTCCAACAAGGTGCTCGAATACAAGATGATCGCCATCGTCCACATCTCGCTTTCGGGACAGTTCGCCAAGACGCTCTCGGAATTCGAGGCGGCGGTGAAGCGCTGCCCGAACGTGCTGGTCTGCTACCTGATGTCGGGCGAGTATGACTACATCCTGCGGGTCGCCGCCCGCGATCTGGAAGACTACGAGCGCATTCATCGCGACTGGCTCTCGGCGCTGCCGCATGTGGTGAAGATCAATTCCAGCTTTGCGCTGCGCGAAATCTTCGATCGACCCAATGTTGGCTTCTGA
- a CDS encoding ChrR family anti-sigma-E factor, giving the protein MAESDMVHEHIDTVDALMAHYVAGSLPEPARVLVQSHLEIKPDNRALVQDLELLAGEALEETAGTPITGRDERLAAIFASSAPAGATKDKQQGVFPRPIRDLVGFDADTVPWKTKLPGFKEYSVDIDGCEVSLMWIRPGRALPAHTHKGMELILILDGAFVDERGRFGPGDISVADETLNHRPVAEKDRPCIAFSVLDAPIKLTGSFRQLIGDLIG; this is encoded by the coding sequence GTGGCCGAATCCGACATGGTTCACGAGCATATCGACACGGTCGATGCATTGATGGCGCATTATGTCGCCGGTTCTTTACCTGAACCGGCGCGGGTTCTCGTGCAATCTCATCTTGAAATCAAGCCGGATAACCGTGCCCTGGTCCAGGATCTGGAACTGCTGGCGGGTGAAGCGCTCGAGGAAACGGCGGGCACGCCGATAACCGGCCGCGACGAACGCCTCGCCGCGATCTTCGCTTCAAGCGCGCCGGCAGGCGCGACAAAGGATAAGCAGCAAGGCGTCTTTCCGCGCCCGATCCGCGATCTCGTCGGCTTCGACGCCGATACGGTGCCGTGGAAGACGAAGCTGCCGGGCTTCAAGGAATATTCGGTCGATATCGACGGCTGCGAGGTTAGCCTGATGTGGATCCGGCCGGGCCGCGCGCTTCCCGCGCATACCCACAAGGGCATGGAGCTGATTCTGATCCTCGACGGCGCCTTCGTCGACGAGCGCGGCCGTTTCGGCCCGGGTGACATTTCCGTCGCCGACGAGACCCTCAACCACCGGCCGGTCGCCGAAAAGGACCGTCCTTGCATCGCTTTCTCGGTGCTTGACGCGCCGATCAAGCTCACCGGTTCCTTCCGCCAGCTGATCGGCGACCTGATCGGCTGA
- a CDS encoding SDR family NAD(P)-dependent oxidoreductase: MRDFIARPENGIVWITGASSGIGRALALKLAGEGYKVAVTARDHEKLADLQAEANGLSGSIIVLDGDVTDPEDMEHAFASIEYEHGALAMAIFNAGVYLPVHAEDLNRDDFEKTFAVNLSGVVNCLVPAVRHMKVKGQGQIAIVSSVTGYGGLPTSAAYGASKAALINMAESLKFDLDKMGIRIQLICPGFVDTPATQKNEFPMPSLVSVDEAANEIAAGLKSQSFEITFPKRFTYQLKMLRMLPYSLYFWLLNRSTGWGERPLAKRSHHPATPHPAE, encoded by the coding sequence ATGCGCGATTTCATTGCCCGCCCCGAAAACGGCATCGTCTGGATTACCGGTGCAAGCTCGGGAATCGGGCGCGCGCTGGCGCTGAAGCTCGCGGGCGAGGGCTACAAGGTCGCCGTGACCGCCCGGGATCATGAAAAACTCGCCGACCTCCAGGCCGAGGCGAACGGTCTTTCCGGCAGCATCATCGTGCTCGACGGCGATGTGACCGACCCCGAAGACATGGAACATGCCTTTGCCTCGATCGAATACGAGCACGGCGCTCTCGCCATGGCGATCTTCAATGCCGGCGTCTATCTGCCCGTCCATGCCGAAGATCTCAATCGCGACGATTTCGAAAAGACCTTTGCCGTCAACCTGTCGGGCGTCGTCAACTGCCTGGTCCCCGCCGTACGCCACATGAAGGTCAAGGGGCAGGGGCAGATCGCCATCGTCTCCTCCGTCACCGGATATGGTGGCCTGCCGACGAGTGCAGCCTACGGTGCCAGCAAGGCGGCGTTGATCAATATGGCCGAGAGCCTGAAATTCGATCTCGACAAGATGGGCATCCGCATCCAGCTGATCTGCCCCGGCTTCGTCGATACGCCGGCGACGCAGAAGAACGAGTTCCCGATGCCGTCGCTGGTCTCCGTCGATGAGGCGGCCAATGAAATCGCTGCCGGACTGAAGTCGCAATCCTTCGAGATCACCTTCCCGAAGCGCTTCACCTATCAGCTGAAGATGCTGCGCATGCTGCCCTACAGCCTGTATTTCTGGCTGCTGAACCGCTCGACCGGCTGGGGCGAGCGGCCGCTCGCCAAGCGAAGTCACCATCCGGCGACACCGCATCCGGCCGAGTGA
- a CDS encoding GNAT family N-acetyltransferase, with the protein MAKSPASLTAHITRLEMTAPPKSSLPMPVNIQTAIMRTSEIPLPFYRHLYRQVGARWQWVDRLRMSDEELTAALHDKRNNISVLYVNGAPAGFYEYFCQDEDTIELSHFGLIEHALGLGIGKWFLLQALYAIWTLNPKRVLTTTNNLDHPRALQLYQMFGFSPVSTGTGIVRPLSDKELLEIARKS; encoded by the coding sequence ATGGCGAAATCTCCCGCGTCGCTGACGGCCCACATCACCCGCCTTGAAATGACGGCGCCGCCGAAGAGCAGCCTGCCGATGCCGGTCAACATCCAGACGGCGATCATGCGCACCAGCGAGATCCCGCTGCCCTTCTACCGCCATCTCTACCGGCAGGTGGGCGCACGCTGGCAATGGGTCGACCGCCTGCGGATGAGCGACGAGGAACTGACGGCAGCGCTGCACGACAAGCGCAACAATATCAGCGTGCTCTACGTCAACGGCGCGCCGGCCGGCTTCTACGAGTATTTCTGTCAGGACGAGGACACGATCGAGCTGTCGCATTTCGGCCTGATCGAGCATGCGCTCGGCCTCGGCATCGGCAAATGGTTCCTGCTGCAGGCGCTCTACGCGATCTGGACGCTGAACCCGAAGCGCGTGCTGACCACCACCAACAATCTCGACCATCCGCGCGCCCTGCAGCTCTACCAGATGTTCGGCTTCTCGCCTGTTTCGACCGGCACCGGCATCGTCCGGCCGCTGAGCGACAAGGAATTGCTGGAGATCGCGCGCAAGAGCTGA
- a CDS encoding alanyl-tRNA editing protein, with protein MPVNALYRDDFYLSTCEAVVTAVHEEGGIELDQTCFYATSGGQPGDTGFLERADGSKIALGQTKHGATKDIVIHVPLEGEPRPEIGEKLVLHVDWPRRYKLMRMHTACHLLSVVCSYPITGAAVGEDESRVDFDMSETIDKDEVTAKMMELVSQNHPVYLQWITDEELAANPGIVKSKNVRPPMGLGRVSLVCIGENSSIDSQPCGGTHVSETQEVGQIHIAKIEKKGKENRRFRIRFGAPGDEA; from the coding sequence ATGCCAGTCAATGCCCTCTATCGTGACGACTTCTACCTTTCGACATGCGAGGCGGTGGTCACCGCCGTTCACGAAGAGGGGGGCATCGAGCTGGATCAGACCTGCTTCTATGCAACATCGGGCGGGCAGCCGGGCGATACCGGCTTCCTGGAACGCGCCGATGGCTCGAAGATAGCGCTGGGGCAGACCAAGCACGGCGCCACCAAGGATATCGTCATCCACGTACCGCTCGAGGGTGAGCCGCGCCCTGAAATCGGCGAGAAGCTGGTGCTGCATGTCGACTGGCCGCGCCGCTACAAGCTGATGCGCATGCACACCGCCTGCCACCTGCTCTCCGTCGTCTGTTCCTACCCGATCACCGGTGCCGCCGTCGGTGAGGATGAGAGCCGCGTCGATTTCGACATGAGCGAGACGATCGACAAGGACGAGGTGACGGCGAAGATGATGGAACTGGTGAGCCAGAACCATCCCGTCTACCTGCAATGGATCACCGACGAGGAACTTGCGGCCAACCCCGGCATCGTCAAGTCGAAGAACGTCCGCCCGCCAATGGGCCTCGGACGCGTCAGCCTCGTCTGCATCGGCGAAAACTCTTCAATTGACAGCCAGCCCTGCGGCGGCACACATGTGTCCGAAACGCAGGAAGTCGGGCAGATTCACATCGCCAAGATTGAGAAGAAGGGCAAGGAAAACCGCCGCTTCCGCATTCGCTTCGGCGCTCCCGGCGACGAGGCGTAA
- a CDS encoding cyclopropane-fatty-acyl-phospholipid synthase family protein, translated as MMTAEDWNSFARGAVALTAENVGRFTKGLPLKAKLALRGLLQMQHGALAIELPDGRKALIRGSVEGPQAAVRLNNWNLASRAMNSGTIGVAETYMDGDWQSPDITAFLELFLINSESADRHFNGKQGIMRVVERVRHWMNANTRKGSKRNISAHYDLGNDFYKQWLDPTMTYSSALYSTGANDLQSAQNAKYRALAEATGIRPGDHVLEIGCGWGGFAEFAASEMRCKVTGLTISREQLAFAQERIRKAGLSDRVDLRFQDYRDEKGLYDRIVSIEMFEAVGEKYWPAYFSKLRECLKPGGKAGLQIITIKPEAFDQYRSNPDFIQKYVFPGGMLPTPDHLAELGRKVELSIVKDFGFGLDYARTLAEWRERFWNVWERVRPLGFDDRFKRLWEFYLFYCEAGFRAKNIDVRQVVFSRS; from the coding sequence ATCATGACTGCAGAAGACTGGAATTCCTTTGCCCGCGGCGCGGTGGCGCTGACGGCCGAGAATGTCGGGCGCTTCACGAAGGGGTTGCCGCTCAAGGCGAAGCTGGCGCTCCGCGGTCTTCTGCAGATGCAGCATGGCGCGCTGGCGATCGAACTTCCCGATGGACGCAAGGCCCTGATCAGGGGCAGCGTCGAGGGACCGCAGGCGGCCGTGAGGCTGAACAACTGGAACCTCGCCAGCCGGGCGATGAACAGCGGAACGATCGGCGTTGCCGAAACCTATATGGATGGCGACTGGCAGAGCCCCGATATCACGGCTTTCCTCGAGCTTTTCCTGATCAACAGTGAATCGGCGGACAGGCATTTCAACGGCAAGCAGGGCATCATGCGGGTCGTCGAGCGCGTCCGGCACTGGATGAACGCCAATACCCGCAAGGGCTCGAAGCGCAATATCTCGGCGCATTACGATCTCGGCAACGACTTCTACAAGCAGTGGCTCGATCCGACGATGACCTATTCGTCGGCACTCTATTCCACCGGCGCCAACGATCTGCAGTCGGCGCAGAATGCCAAATACCGGGCGCTTGCCGAAGCGACCGGCATCCGGCCGGGCGATCACGTGCTGGAGATCGGCTGCGGCTGGGGCGGGTTTGCCGAGTTTGCGGCGAGCGAAATGCGCTGCAAGGTGACCGGGCTGACGATCAGCCGCGAGCAGCTGGCCTTCGCGCAGGAGCGCATCCGAAAGGCCGGTCTTTCCGATCGCGTCGATCTGCGCTTTCAGGATTACCGCGACGAGAAGGGCCTCTACGACCGGATCGTCTCGATCGAGATGTTCGAGGCGGTCGGCGAGAAATACTGGCCGGCCTATTTCTCCAAGCTGCGTGAATGCCTAAAGCCGGGCGGCAAGGCCGGTCTGCAGATCATCACCATCAAGCCCGAGGCTTTCGACCAGTATCGCAGCAATCCTGACTTCATCCAGAAATACGTCTTCCCCGGCGGCATGCTGCCGACGCCGGATCATCTCGCCGAACTCGGGCGCAAGGTCGAACTGTCGATAGTCAAGGACTTCGGCTTCGGCCTGGATTATGCCCGCACACTCGCCGAATGGCGCGAGCGCTTCTGGAACGTCTGGGAGCGCGTGCGGCCGCTCGGCTTCGACGATCGCTTCAAGCGGCTGTGGGAATTCTATCTCTTCTATTGCGAGGCGGGCTTCCGGGCGAAGAATATCGACGTCCGACAGGTCGTCTTCTCGCGCAGCTGA
- a CDS encoding M15 family metallopeptidase, whose product MTMPIGTYNHPLFGVVKFKTKHNDWRRGDPITFIDGFDSADVINVTVPQLKHIPNTNNGVIKFHKRGQKQLLAAFEDIENLGLLKHIDSCAGAFYQRLKKPVSGALSKEPSNHSFGIAIDLNADDKCLGCTTAPIAPVFQHHGFRWGKSFNDPMHYEIIKFIDNDAPSVKDVQMSISGATVAADVKSVFGDLFVKVADIGMIPGLQVADVGPNAVAVDSSAGSEVFSTLQFGGLNFAPLPQVLGFAGLKSAFDNSKKTLDADRLA is encoded by the coding sequence ATGACGATGCCAATAGGGACTTATAATCACCCGCTGTTCGGGGTCGTGAAATTCAAGACAAAGCACAATGACTGGCGCCGCGGCGACCCAATCACCTTCATCGATGGCTTCGATTCAGCCGACGTAATCAACGTTACCGTTCCGCAACTGAAGCACATCCCGAACACGAACAACGGGGTGATCAAGTTCCACAAGCGTGGACAGAAACAGCTACTGGCGGCATTCGAGGACATTGAAAATCTGGGACTGCTGAAACATATCGACAGCTGTGCCGGTGCCTTTTATCAGCGGTTAAAGAAGCCGGTGTCGGGTGCGCTCAGCAAAGAGCCATCCAACCACTCGTTCGGGATCGCGATCGACCTCAACGCCGACGACAAATGTCTGGGCTGCACCACGGCTCCGATTGCGCCGGTCTTCCAGCATCATGGCTTTCGCTGGGGAAAATCCTTCAACGACCCCATGCATTATGAGATCATCAAGTTCATCGACAACGATGCGCCGTCCGTCAAGGACGTCCAGATGAGCATAAGCGGCGCCACCGTCGCCGCCGACGTGAAGAGCGTCTTTGGCGACCTTTTCGTTAAGGTGGCCGATATTGGCATGATCCCCGGCCTACAGGTGGCAGATGTGGGACCGAATGCGGTCGCGGTGGATTCGTCCGCTGGCAGCGAAGTGTTTTCAACCTTGCAGTTCGGAGGACTCAACTTCGCCCCACTGCCGCAAGTCTTGGGCTTCGCGGGACTGAAATCGGCCTTCGACAATTCGAAGAAAACTCTCGACGCCGATAGGCTTGCGTGA
- a CDS encoding DMT family transporter yields MKSKTQGYIFVLLALTIFSTQDAISKHLGGLYPPIFVTMIRYWAFALFTILLASKMRGGIRQTAKTKRPLLQVTRGILLAVQVVLAITCFAVIGLAHSQAIFAATPIVIALLSMPILGERVGWRRWTAIGAGLFGVLLILKPEGEFFDLKLLLAIVSCFIFAFYVIATRLVSRDDSSMTSFFYTGVVGGITMTLIGPFYWTWMSPGDWGWMALVCMTSISSHYCLIRAYDMLDAAAVQPLTYLQLVYASILGVTIFGESLSLNTVIGSVIVVAAGIFTIWREHVVSRQAAKAH; encoded by the coding sequence ATGAAATCCAAGACGCAAGGCTATATCTTCGTCCTTCTGGCGCTGACGATCTTCTCGACGCAGGATGCGATCTCCAAGCATCTCGGCGGCCTTTATCCGCCGATCTTCGTGACGATGATCCGCTACTGGGCCTTCGCTCTGTTCACCATTCTCCTCGCGTCGAAGATGCGCGGCGGCATCCGGCAGACGGCGAAAACCAAGCGGCCGCTGCTGCAGGTGACACGCGGCATCCTGCTCGCCGTTCAGGTGGTGCTCGCCATCACCTGTTTCGCGGTCATCGGGCTCGCGCATTCACAGGCGATCTTTGCCGCGACGCCGATCGTCATCGCGCTGCTGTCTATGCCGATCCTCGGCGAGCGTGTGGGATGGCGGCGCTGGACGGCGATCGGCGCCGGGCTGTTCGGCGTGCTGCTGATCCTGAAGCCCGAAGGCGAATTCTTCGATCTGAAGCTGCTGCTCGCCATCGTCTCCTGCTTCATCTTCGCCTTCTATGTGATCGCCACGCGCCTCGTGTCCCGCGACGATTCATCGATGACCAGCTTCTTCTATACCGGCGTCGTCGGCGGCATCACCATGACCCTGATCGGGCCGTTCTACTGGACATGGATGTCGCCCGGCGACTGGGGCTGGATGGCGCTCGTCTGCATGACCAGCATCTCCAGCCATTATTGCCTGATCCGCGCCTATGACATGCTGGATGCAGCAGCCGTTCAGCCGCTCACCTACCTGCAGCTCGTCTATGCCTCGATCCTCGGCGTCACCATCTTCGGCGAGAGCCTCAGCCTCAATACGGTGATCGGCTCCGTCATCGTCGTGGCGGCCGGGATTTTCACCATCTGGCGCGAGCATGTCGTCTCTCGGCAGGCGGCAAAGGCGCATTAG